From the Gemmatimonadota bacterium genome, the window AACTGGCTCATGGGCCAGGCCATTGACCCCGATGCCAAACAGACCTTTGGCATGGCCGTCATTCAACCCGGACAGCAGAATCCACCGCATTACCATCCCAATTGCGAAGAAATCCTCTACGTCGTCTCCGGAACATGCGAACACACGTACGGCGACAACAGCTATCAACTCAAACCGGGCGATAGCATTCGGGTTTCCGCTGGCGTGATCCACCACGCGATCAACAACGGCGATGAGCCACTGCGCGCAATCATCTCCTTTTCATCGGGCGACCGCCAAACCGTATTTCTCGAATAGGCAAACAATGACTATTCGCGCCATCATCTTCGACATGGACGGTACGCTCACAGAATCGTACATCAACTGGCCGGCGTTGCGATCAAAAATCAATTGCCCCCCCGAAAAAACCATCATCGAACACATCGACAACTTACCCGCAAAACAACGCAAAAAAGCCAATGACATCCTACTCCAAAAAGAATGGGAAGCAGCACAACACGCC encodes:
- a CDS encoding cupin domain-containing protein — its product is MPVTRLSETTAEEFPWGTLNWLMGQAIDPDAKQTFGMAVIQPGQQNPPHYHPNCEEILYVVSGTCEHTYGDNSYQLKPGDSIRVSAGVIHHAINNGDEPLRAIISFSSGDRQTVFLE